In Scophthalmus maximus strain ysfricsl-2021 chromosome 16, ASM2237912v1, whole genome shotgun sequence, the following proteins share a genomic window:
- the LOC118287075 gene encoding glycerol-3-phosphate phosphatase, which produces MSGSKCTRLSGALVKQLLDSVDSVLFDCDGVIWRGDQVVPGAPEVINLLKENGKKVFFVTNNSSKTRKMYAEKMSAMGFAVTEDEVFGTAYCCAMYLRTVCKLQGKVYLVGSAAMEQELEAVGIQQTGVGPDHVSGRPADWANVPLDPEVKAVVVGFDEHFSYMKLNRALQYLTQQGCLFVGTNRDTRLPLEGGKAVPGTGCLLQAVETAAQCQAQTVGKPNHFMFDCVASQFGVDRDRCLMVGDRLDTDIMLGSNCGLKTLLTLTGVSTVAEAEAHQKSGCAERQGMVPDYYVESIADLLPALQG; this is translated from the exons ATGTCTGGGTCCAAGTGCACGCGGCTGAGCGGGGCGCTCGTCAAGCAGCTGCTGGACTCCGTGGACAGCGTCCTGTTCGACTGCGACGGGGTCATCTGGCGGGGGGACCAGGTCGTGCCCGGCGCCCCCGAGGTCATCAACCTGCTGAAGGAAAACGGGAAGAAGGTCTTCTTCGtcaccaacaacagcagcaagaCGAGGAAGATGTACGCCGAGAAGATGTCCGCGATGGGCTTCGCCGTGACGGAGGACGAGGTGTTCGGCACGGCGTACTGCTGCGCCATGTACCTGAGGACCGTGTGCAAGCTGCAGGGCAAAGTCTACCTGGTCGGCAGCGCGGCGatggagcaggagctggaggcggtGGGCATCCAGCAGACCGGGGTGGGACCGGACCACGTCTCCGGGAGGCCGGCCGACTGGGCCAACGTGCCGCTGGACCCCGAGGTGAAGGCGGTGGTGGTCGGGTTCGATGAGCACTTCAGTTACATGAAGCTGAACAGGGCCCTGCAGTACCTGACCCAGCAGGGCTGTCTGTTCGTGGGGACCAACAGGGACACCAGGCTGCCCCTGGAGGGGGGCAAGGCTGTCCCAG gtACGGGCTGCCTGCTGCAGGCGGTCGAGACGGCGGCCCAGTGCCAGGCCCAGACGGTGGGCAAGCCCAACCACTTCATGTTCGACTGCGTGGCCTCGCAGTTCGGCGTGGACCGCGACCGCTGCCTGATGGTGGGAGACCGCCTGGACACGGACATCATGCTGGGCTCCAACTGCGGCCTGAAgaccctcctcaccctcacggGGGTCAGCACCGTGGCGGAGGCCGAGGCCCACCAAAAGAGCGGCTGCGCCGAGAGGCAGGGCATGGTGCCGGATTATTACGTGGAGAGCATCGCCGACCTCCTTCCGGCCCTGCAGGGATGA
- the mlst8 gene encoding target of rapamycin complex subunit lst8: MNVNQGTVGSDPVILATAGYDHTVRFWQAHSGICTRTVQHQDSQVNSLEVTPDRSMIAAAGYQHIRMYDLNSNNPNPVINYDGVSKNITSVGFHEDGRWMYTGGEDCMARIWDLRSRNLQCQRIFQVNAPINCVCLHPNQAELIVGDQSGVIHIWDLKTDHNEQLIPEPEVSINSVHIDPDASYMAAVNSSGNCYVWNLAGGIGDEVTQLIPKTKIPAHKRYSLRCKFSPDSTLLATCSADQTCKIWRTSNFSLMTELSIKSNNPGETSRGWMWDCAFSGDSQYIVTASSDNLARLWCVETGEIKREYSGHQKAVVCLAFNDSVLG, from the exons ATGAACGTGAACCAGGGCACGGTGGGCAGCGACCCGGTCATCCTGGCCACGGCCGGCTACGACCACACCGTCCGCTTCTGGCAGGCCCACAGCGGCATCTGCACCAGGACGGTCCAGCACCAGGACTCT CAAGTAAATTCACTTGAGGTGACACCGGACAGGAGTATGATCGCGGCTGCAG gttaTCAGCACATCCGCATGTATGACCTCAACTCCAACAACCCCAACCCGGTGATCAACTACGACGGAGTGAGCAAGAACATCACGTCGGTGGGATTTCATGAAGATGGACGCTGGATGTACACAGGGGGAGAGGACTGCATGGCTCGCATCTGGGACCTGAG GTCAAGAAATCTGCAGTGTCAGAGGATTTTCCAAGTCAACGCTCCAATCaactgtgtgtgcctgcatCCTAACCAG GCAGAGCTGATTGTTGGAGACCAGAGTGGAGTGATCCATATCTGGGATCTCAAGACTGACCACAATGAACAGCTGATTCCTGAGCCTGAGGTCTCGATCAACTCGGTCCACATCGACCCAGATGCCAGTTACATGGCAGCCGTCAACAGCTCG GGAAACTGTTATGTGTGGAATCTTGCTGGAGGCATCGGAGACGAAGTGACTCAGCTCATTCCCAAAACTAAGATCCCGGCACACAAGCGCTACTCCCTACGCTGCAAGTTCAGTCCTGATTCAAC ACTACTTGCCACCTGCTCAGCAGATCAGACCTGTAAGATCTGGAGAACGTCCAATTTCTCACTCATGACCGAACTGAGCATCAAGAGTAACAATCCCGGAGAGACGTCGAGAGGGTGGATGTGGGACTGTGCCTTCTCCGGAGACTCTCAGTACATCGTGACTG CATCCTCTGACAACCTGGCTCGCCTGTGGTGTGTGGAAACCGGGGAGATCAAGAGGGAGTACAGCGGCCACCAGAAGGCTGTGGTGTGTCTGGCCTTCAATGACAGTGTGCTGGGctga
- the bricd5 gene encoding BRICHOS domain-containing protein 5 isoform X2, with amino-acid sequence MFTSRFKVSSTFKRVCPRFLCVVTSPQDGGPAAAPHSRFPHKALWLGLSASLLLLLVVLGLTGHLGLSQLRSQSSQIVRISVHDQTGALINQSAVVDQKNDLVTFTVTSPANQTSTVLFDINHGLICYKPVYQDGCFLRQMEQSDYDNVQSLLHEQTHQSHFLLSGNETRRQTEFLGVLPASQVEASLLEEPLQALCHDRSVHWTRRAEGPGKQRLVYFCIDICFPSNICVRQ; translated from the exons ATGTTTACATCCCGCTTTAAGGTCTCGAGCACTTTCAAAAGAGTTTGTCCCCGGTTCTTGTGTGTGGTAACATCTCCTCAGGATGGGGGCCCCGCTGCAGCCCCCCACTCCCGTTTCCCACACAAGGCACTCTGGCTCGGCCTCTCGgcctctctgctcctgctcctcgtcgtcctcggtTTGACGGGGCACCTCGGCCTGTCGCAGCTCCGCTCTCAG TCTTCACAGATTGTGAGAATCTCGGTTCACGATCAGACTGGAGCTCTGATCAATCAGTCAGCAGTCGTGGACCAGAAGAACGACCTGGTGACCTTCACTGTGACCTCACCGGCAAATCAGACGTCCACGGTGCTGTTTGATATCAACCAT ggtTTGATATGCTACAAACCAGTCTACCAGGACGGCTGCTTCCTGCGACAGATGGAACAGTCCGACTACGACAATGTGCAATCCCTCCTTCATGAGCAAACACACCAG AGTCACTTCCTGCTGTCTGGGAATGAGACCCGGAGGCAGACAGAGTTCCTGGGGGTGCTGCCAGCCAGTCAGGTGGAAGCGTCCTTGCTCGAGGAGCCCCTGCAGGCTCTGTGTCACGACAGGTCTGTCCACTGGACAAGGAGGGCCGAGG gCCCGGGCAAACAAAGGCTGGTCTACTTCTGCATCGACATCTGTTTCCCCAGCAACATCTGCGT CCGCCAGTAA
- the bricd5 gene encoding BRICHOS domain-containing protein 5 isoform X3, whose protein sequence is MVTCWKPSENRLEEAQCTDGGPAAAPHSRFPHKALWLGLSASLLLLLVVLGLTGHLGLSQLRSQSSQIVRISVHDQTGALINQSAVVDQKNDLVTFTVTSPANQTSTVLFDINHGLICYKPVYQDGCFLRQMEQSDYDNVQSLLHEQTHQSHFLLSGNETRRQTEFLGVLPASQVEASLLEEPLQALCHDRSVHWTRRAEGPGKQRLVYFCIDICFPSNICVSVCFYYLPE, encoded by the exons ATGGTGACGTGTTGGAAACCTTCAGAAAACCGTTTGGAGGAAGCACAGTGCACG GATGGGGGCCCCGCTGCAGCCCCCCACTCCCGTTTCCCACACAAGGCACTCTGGCTCGGCCTCTCGgcctctctgctcctgctcctcgtcgtcctcggtTTGACGGGGCACCTCGGCCTGTCGCAGCTCCGCTCTCAG TCTTCACAGATTGTGAGAATCTCGGTTCACGATCAGACTGGAGCTCTGATCAATCAGTCAGCAGTCGTGGACCAGAAGAACGACCTGGTGACCTTCACTGTGACCTCACCGGCAAATCAGACGTCCACGGTGCTGTTTGATATCAACCAT ggtTTGATATGCTACAAACCAGTCTACCAGGACGGCTGCTTCCTGCGACAGATGGAACAGTCCGACTACGACAATGTGCAATCCCTCCTTCATGAGCAAACACACCAG AGTCACTTCCTGCTGTCTGGGAATGAGACCCGGAGGCAGACAGAGTTCCTGGGGGTGCTGCCAGCCAGTCAGGTGGAAGCGTCCTTGCTCGAGGAGCCCCTGCAGGCTCTGTGTCACGACAGGTCTGTCCACTGGACAAGGAGGGCCGAGG gCCCGGGCAAACAAAGGCTGGTCTACTTCTGCATCGACATCTGTTTCCCCAGCAACATCTGCGTGTCAGTCTGTTTCTACTACCTGCCAGAGTGA
- the bricd5 gene encoding BRICHOS domain-containing protein 5 isoform X1 encodes MFTSRFKVSSTFKRVCPRFLCVVTSPQDGGPAAAPHSRFPHKALWLGLSASLLLLLVVLGLTGHLGLSQLRSQSSQIVRISVHDQTGALINQSAVVDQKNDLVTFTVTSPANQTSTVLFDINHGLICYKPVYQDGCFLRQMEQSDYDNVQSLLHEQTHQSHFLLSGNETRRQTEFLGVLPASQVEASLLEEPLQALCHDRSVHWTRRAEGPGKQRLVYFCIDICFPSNICVSVCFYYLPE; translated from the exons ATGTTTACATCCCGCTTTAAGGTCTCGAGCACTTTCAAAAGAGTTTGTCCCCGGTTCTTGTGTGTGGTAACATCTCCTCAGGATGGGGGCCCCGCTGCAGCCCCCCACTCCCGTTTCCCACACAAGGCACTCTGGCTCGGCCTCTCGgcctctctgctcctgctcctcgtcgtcctcggtTTGACGGGGCACCTCGGCCTGTCGCAGCTCCGCTCTCAG TCTTCACAGATTGTGAGAATCTCGGTTCACGATCAGACTGGAGCTCTGATCAATCAGTCAGCAGTCGTGGACCAGAAGAACGACCTGGTGACCTTCACTGTGACCTCACCGGCAAATCAGACGTCCACGGTGCTGTTTGATATCAACCAT ggtTTGATATGCTACAAACCAGTCTACCAGGACGGCTGCTTCCTGCGACAGATGGAACAGTCCGACTACGACAATGTGCAATCCCTCCTTCATGAGCAAACACACCAG AGTCACTTCCTGCTGTCTGGGAATGAGACCCGGAGGCAGACAGAGTTCCTGGGGGTGCTGCCAGCCAGTCAGGTGGAAGCGTCCTTGCTCGAGGAGCCCCTGCAGGCTCTGTGTCACGACAGGTCTGTCCACTGGACAAGGAGGGCCGAGG gCCCGGGCAAACAAAGGCTGGTCTACTTCTGCATCGACATCTGTTTCCCCAGCAACATCTGCGTGTCAGTCTGTTTCTACTACCTGCCAGAGTGA